Proteins encoded in a region of the Onthophagus taurus isolate NC chromosome 10, IU_Otau_3.0, whole genome shotgun sequence genome:
- the LOC111428463 gene encoding 26S proteasome non-ATPase regulatory subunit 2-like — protein sequence MATTATIEVDTKSKEMSEEDRELQDELKLLVDRILGSDPKLIPPSLEMLKFMIRTSTTSMTSVPKPLKYLASYYHQLIAGFERMKDGPVKKQLADIISVLSMGPVYPENRLNKPNDCLKYCLLGTMSNIGDWGHEYIRQLEIEIVPETYSSRMLDETIENLVKDIIKFNCEHHAEIQACDLLMEIDKLEYLPPFIDKSIYARVCLYLKSCAKYVDDIESEKILSLVADQYVRFEEYTKALIVAINLNEKTLANEIFQKCKDPVVLKQLAFIAARQLFSVDLSDLSSPDKDDLTNILNNTHLSAQFQNLTRELDVMEPKSPEDVYKTWLEPSPSPLRPSILTASAAAENIDSARQNLAASFVNGFVNAGFGVDKLLTTDDGNRWIYRNKDHGMMSATAALGMLYLWDVDGGLTPIDKYLYSKDDQIKAGALLALGIVNCRVHNDCDPALALLADFANDTNLTLRSASIFGLGLAYTSTNRADVLALLVPAIETAKTAESFAIASLACGLIAIGTCNPEIVQSILTKLVDWRDTDQLKTPHSLLGVLGLGMCFMGRKDCIETSVEALQVFPEPFCSASKTILHMCSYAGSGDVCVIQEFLNNCGEKICNNDQYSSNDSNKETKGKEKKKSKLEFDPSIAQAITVLGIGAVAIGDDVGSEMCHRVLGSVGRYGDPSVRRVVPLSVALNSISKPDLNVIDLLTKYSHDSDDKMACNAIFALGIVGAGTNNARLASNLRQLAVYHAKNPSELFMVRIAQGLTHMGKGTMTLSPWHTDRQLVDLASLAGILIPLVALIDPHALILGRNHFLLYALAIAIQPRWLLTLDENLHAVSVPVRVGQAVDVVGKAGNPKTIAGIHTHSTPVLLASGERAELATCQFEQLSPVLDGICILKRKSDDADSIVTC from the exons ATGGCTACTACAGCAACGATTGAGGTGGACACAAAATCTAAAGAAATG tCGGAAGAAGATCGGGAATTACAAGATGAATTGAAATTACTTGTGGATCGGATTTTG GGTTCCGATCCAAAATTGATTCCACCTTCTCtggaaatgttaaaatttatgataagaACTTCAACTACGAGTATGACGTCCGTTCCGaaacctttaaaatatttagctTCATATTACCACCAATTAATAGCTGGTTTTGAAAGAATGAAAGATGGCCCAGTTAAGAAACAATTAGCTGATATTATTTCCGTTTTATCAATGGGGCCAGTTTATCCCgaaaatcgtttaaataaaCCCAACGATTgcttaaaatattgtttattggGTACGATGAGTAACATTGGCGATTGGGGTCACGAGTATATAAGacaattagaaattgaaattgtCCCGGAGACATATTCATCACGAATGTTAGATGAAACAATCGAAAATTTAGTAAAGGacatcattaaatttaattgtgagCATCACGCGGAAATTCAAGCTTGCGATTTGTTAATGGAAATCGATAAATTAGAATATTTACCGCCGTTTATCGATAAAAGTATCTATGCGAGAGTTTGCCTTTATTTGAAATCTTGTGCGAAatatgttgatgatattgAATCGGAGAAAATATTGAGTTTGGTGGCCGATCAATATGTTCGATTCGAAGAATATACAAAGGCTTTAATTGTTGCTATTAATCTGAATGAAAAAACTTTGGCGAATgagattttccaaaaatgcaAAGATCc tgtcGTATTAAAGCAACTAGCATTTATAGCTGCCCGCCAATTATTTTCAGTCGATCTATCAGATTTATCAAGTCCTGATAAAGACGacttaacaaacattttaaataacaccCATTTGAGCGCCCAATTCCAAAATTTAACGCGTGAATTGGACGTAATGGAACCAAAATCGCCGGAAGACGTTTACAAAACGTGGTTGGAACCGTCACCGTCCCCATTGCGCCCGTCCATTTTAACCGCATCGGCGGCGGCTGAAAATATTGATAGCGCGCGGCAAAATTTGGCTGCTTCCTTCGTTAACGGTTTCGTAAACGCCGGTTTTGGTGTTGACAAACTATTAACAACGGATGATGGTAATCGATGGATTTACCGCAACAAAGATCATGGTATGATGAGCGCCACCGCAGCTTTAGGTATGTTGTATCTTTGGGATGTTGACGGAGGATTAACACCGATCGACAAATATTTATACTCCAAAGATGATCAG ATTAAAGCCGGGGCTTTGTTAGCTTTAGGTATCGTAAACTGTCGCGTGCACAACGATTGCGACCCAGCCTTAGCGTTATTAGCCGATTTTGCAAACGACACTAATCTCACTTTGCGAAGCGCCTCAATTTTCGGTTTAGGTCTCGCTTACACTTCCACGAATCGCGCTGACGTTCTTGCTTTACTCGTGCCTGCAATCGAAACTGCAAAAACCGCGGAGTCATTCGCCATCGCCTCACTTGCTTGCGGCTTAATCGCGATTGGTACTTGTAATCCGGAAATTgttcaatcaattttaacaaaacttgtTGATTGGCGCGATACTGATCAATTAAAAACCCCGCATAGTTTACTAGGGGTTTTAGGACTAGGAATGTGTTTTATGGGACGAAAAGATTGTATTGAAACGTCCGTTGAAGCTTTACAAGTATTCCCGGAACCGTTTTGTTCGGCctctaaaacaattttacatATGTGTTCTTACGCGGGAAGCGGAGACGTTTGTGTtatacaagaatttttaaacaattgcggtgaaaaaatatgtaacaacGATCAATATTCGTCTAATGATAGTAATAAAGAAACAAAAggaaaagagaaaaagaaatcaaaactCGAATTTGATCCTAGTATCGCCCAAGCAATTACGGTTTTAGGTATAGGAGCGGTCGCAATCGGAGATGATGTCGGTTCGGAAATGTGTCATCGCGTTCTTGGTAGTGTGGGTCGATATGGCGACCCTTCGGTGAGAAGAGTTGTGCCACTTTCGGTTgctttaaattcaatttcaaaaccGGATTTAAACGTAATCGATCTATTAACTAAATATTCACATGATTCCGATGATAAAATGGCTTGTAATGCTATATTCGCACTGGGAATTGTAGGCGCTGGAACTAATAACGCACGATTAGCTTCGAATTTGCGTCAATTAGCGGTTTATCATGCGAAAAATCCCTCggaattatttatggtgcGTATAGCCCAAGGCTTAACACATATGGGGAAGGGAACGATGACTTTAAGCCCGTGGCATACCGACCGTCAATTAGTTGATTTAGCTTCTTTGGCGGGTATTTTGATTCCGTTGGTCGCTCTAATCGATCCGCACGCGTTGATTTTGGGGcgaaatcattttttgttatatgcTTTGGCCATAGCTATTCAACCTAGGTGGTTGTTGACGCTTGATGAGAATTTACATGCGGTTTCCGTTCCGGTTCGAGTCGGCCAGGCCGTTGACGTTGTGGGAAAAGCAGGAAATCCCAAGACGATAGCTGGGATTCACACGCATTCAACCCCGGTTTTATTAGCAAGCGGCGAAAGAGCCGAATTGGCGACTTGCCAATTTGAACAGTTGTCACCGGTATTGGATGGGATTTGTATTTTGAAACGTAAAAGTGACGATGCTGATTCTATAGTTActtgttaa